Proteins from one Nyctibius grandis isolate bNycGra1 chromosome 2, bNycGra1.pri, whole genome shotgun sequence genomic window:
- the OLFM4 gene encoding olfactomedin-4 — translation MKHTQVAVLLLMQSMSALAGTMAATEALTPPSTPPLYLTKPNETTTGLRTAPKLFTNVSGSVDDDGICQCSVYLPDTTFPVQKAEQLQIIATTLSERFERELSQVREYSKVIELYQQRILNLTIRVQRMEDGHVSYTELDFQLLKVEISDLERLVAQLKPSLVGSNVIVEQIYLEIRNLTILVNELESLDKNNILAIRRQLVSLHNRLKECEENANKTAFPPYFSPGSCIHRGLLNVSQPYIIKLNWRGFSYRYGSWGRDYSPSNPEKEVYWVAPLNTDGRYFEYYRIYTSYDNLLLFNPMYESRITYGEGSGAALYNNFLYYHAYNSRYMVKHDLKTNTMVLKKELPGAVIGNRFSYAGVPWVGIDFAVDESGLWVIYSTENNMGNIAISKLNETTLDVLHTWQTRQYKPSVSNAFMLCGVLYATRPVNTRKEEIFYTYDTSTGQEGRVSVVMDKKLDTIQSINYNPTDQRLYVYNDGYLVRYDMIFQP, via the exons ATGAAGCACACACAGGTGGCTGTGCTGCTCCTCATGCAAAGCATGAGTGCTCTGGCTGGAACTATGGCAGCAACAGAAGCG CTCACACCTCCCAG TACGCCGCCTCTGTATCTGACTAAGCCTAACGAGACGACCACTGGTCTGCGCACTGCCCCAAAG CTCTTTACCAATGTGTCTGGCTCTGTGGATGACGATGGAATTTGTCAGTGCTCTGTGTACTTGCCAGATACCACCTTTCCAGTGCAGAAGGCTGAGCAATTGCAAATTATAGCCACAACGCTCTCGGAGAGATTTGAGAGAGAGCTTTCTCAA gtTAGAGAGTACTCAAAAGTGATTGAACTGTATCAGCAGAGAATCCTTAATCTAACCATCAGAGTGCAGCGTATGGAGGACGGCCATGTATCTTACACAGAACTGGACTTCCAGTTGCTGAAGGTGGAAATCAGTGACCTAGAGAGACTGGTCGCTCAGCTGAAACCCAGCCTTGTTGGAAGCAATGTCATCGTTGAGCAAATATATTTGGAG atAAGAAATCTGACTATACTGGTAAATGAACTAGAATCACTGGATAAAAACAATATCCTTGCAATTCGTCGACAACTTGTGTCTCTGCATAATCGATTGAAAGAGTGTGAAGAGAACGcaaacaaaactgcatttccCCCTTATTTCTCACCAG GTAGCTGCATTCACCGTGGACTGCTGAATGTTAGCCAGCCCTATATTATAAAGCTGAACTGGAGAGGATTTTCCTACAGATATGGTTCCTGGGGTAGAGATTACTCTCCCTCTAACCCGGAGAAGGAAGTCTATTGGGTTGCACCATTGAACACAGACGGGAGATACTTTGAATACTACAGAATTTATACTTCCTATGATaatttgctgctgtttaatCCCATGTACGAAAGTAGAATAACATATGGGGAAGGAAGTGGTGCTGCcctttataataattttttgtaCTATCATGCTTATAATTCAAGATATATGGTGaaacatgatttaaaaacaaacaccatgGTTTTGAAAAAGGAGCTTCCAGGTGCTGTTATTGGTAACCGTTTCTCTTACGCAGGTGTACCATGGGTAGGCATAGATTTTGCTGTGGATGAAAGTGGGTTATGGGTAATATattcaacagaaaataacatGGGCAACATTGCGATTAGCAAACTCAATGAGACCACACTTGATGTGCTACATACTTGGCAGACAAGACAGTACAAACCATCTGTTTCCAATGCTTTTATGTTATGTGGTGTTCTGTATGCCACAAGGCCAGTGAACACTAGGAAAGAGGAAATCTTCTACACGTATGACACGAGTACTGGCCAAGAAGGTCGTGTTAGTGTCGTTATGGATAAAAAGTTAGATACAATCCAGAGTATTAATTATAACCCCACAGATCAGAGACTATATGTTTACAATGATGGTTACCTTGTAAGATATGATATGATCTTTCAGCCTTAG